In a single window of the Agrobacterium vitis genome:
- the ldtR gene encoding transcriptional regulator LdtR → MTTTKIKPQVSAIDHEEQTIRSLYLDSLHLVERLHRRLLDVIKDEFDRQGRNDVNAVQALLLFNIGNSELTAGELRSRGYYLGSNVSYNVKKLVDLGFINHSRSRVDRRSVRISLTPEGQDIAETVAKLYERHVGSIQKVGGIGPDEFNQMNRLLQRLDRFWNDTIAYRM, encoded by the coding sequence ATGACCACGACAAAGATCAAACCGCAGGTGTCCGCTATCGATCACGAAGAGCAGACCATCCGTTCCCTCTATCTTGATTCCCTGCATCTGGTGGAGCGCCTGCACCGCCGCCTGCTCGACGTCATCAAGGACGAATTCGACCGTCAGGGCCGCAACGACGTCAATGCAGTTCAGGCTTTGCTGCTGTTTAACATCGGCAATTCCGAGCTGACCGCCGGTGAATTGCGGTCTCGCGGTTATTACCTCGGCTCCAACGTTTCCTATAACGTCAAGAAGCTGGTCGACCTTGGTTTCATCAATCATTCCCGCTCGCGTGTCGATCGCCGTTCGGTTCGTATTTCCCTGACGCCGGAAGGCCAGGATATTGCCGAAACCGTCGCCAAGCTCTATGAGCGTCACGTCGGCTCCATCCAGAAGGTCGGCGGCATCGGTCCGGATGAATTCAACCAGATGAACAGGTTGTTGCAGCGTCTCGATCGCTTCTGGAACGATACGATCGCCTATCGGATGTAG
- a CDS encoding DUF6163 family protein: protein MIDDVVHTPKPSLVDLLFVLFLRVVALACLWLGLQFWGLLVGFAGDGLGRFDLMNVPWRIASCGLAVMLPVAGVGLWMTVSWGPVIWVIAASGQILMHAVWPGIFGRDPLIVAFHLIVAVVYIAFRLAILLQKRRRVTA from the coding sequence ATGATTGATGATGTCGTCCATACGCCAAAGCCCAGCCTGGTAGACCTGTTGTTCGTGCTCTTCCTGCGCGTCGTTGCGCTTGCCTGCCTTTGGCTAGGCCTGCAATTCTGGGGGCTTCTGGTGGGCTTTGCAGGTGACGGCCTTGGGCGGTTCGATCTGATGAATGTGCCTTGGCGCATTGCCAGCTGCGGGCTGGCCGTGATGCTGCCGGTGGCAGGGGTTGGGTTGTGGATGACGGTCTCCTGGGGGCCGGTCATCTGGGTGATTGCCGCCAGTGGTCAGATCCTGATGCATGCCGTGTGGCCGGGCATTTTCGGGCGCGATCCGCTGATCGTCGCATTCCATCTGATTGTCGCTGTCGTCTATATCGCTTTTCGTCTGGCGATCCTGCTGCAAAAGCGCCGGCGCGTCACGGCATAA
- the hemB gene encoding porphobilinogen synthase produces the protein MTNKTHLVDDITGHRRMRRNRKADWTRRLVQESRLTVDDLIWPIFLVPGSGIIEPIAAMPGVNRMSVDKAVEAVKEAADLGIPAIATFPNIEMNLRDQTGSHILEANNLLNQATAAIKKAVANIGVITDVALDPFTSHGHDGILRGDDIVNDETVDQVVKAAILQADAGSDIIAPSEMMDGRIGAIRRGLDAAGHQSVGIMSYATKFSSGYYGPYREAISTAGLLKGDKNSYYISPANGTEAVRDAAMDVEEGADMLMVKPGLPYLDICWRLKEAFSLPVFAYQVSGEYAQIKAAGLNGWIDEERVMMETLLCFKRAGCDGILSYFAVDAAKRLARS, from the coding sequence ATGACCAACAAGACCCACCTCGTCGACGACATTACCGGCCACCGGCGCATGCGCCGCAACCGCAAGGCGGACTGGACGCGCAGGCTGGTACAGGAAAGCCGGCTGACGGTGGACGACCTGATCTGGCCGATCTTCCTCGTACCCGGCAGCGGCATCATCGAGCCGATCGCCGCCATGCCTGGCGTCAACAGGATGAGTGTCGACAAGGCCGTCGAAGCGGTGAAAGAAGCCGCCGATCTCGGCATTCCCGCCATTGCCACCTTTCCGAATATCGAGATGAACCTGCGCGACCAGACGGGTTCCCATATCCTGGAAGCCAATAACCTGCTCAACCAGGCGACAGCCGCCATCAAGAAAGCCGTCGCCAACATCGGCGTGATTACCGATGTGGCGCTGGACCCGTTCACCAGCCATGGGCATGACGGTATTTTGCGCGGCGATGATATCGTCAATGACGAAACGGTCGATCAGGTCGTCAAGGCCGCCATCCTGCAGGCCGATGCCGGCTCCGACATTATCGCCCCTTCCGAAATGATGGATGGGCGAATCGGCGCCATCCGCCGCGGGCTCGACGCCGCCGGTCACCAGTCGGTCGGCATCATGTCCTATGCGACGAAATTCTCCTCCGGCTATTACGGTCCCTATCGCGAAGCGATTTCCACCGCAGGTCTGCTGAAGGGCGACAAGAACAGCTATTACATCAGCCCGGCCAATGGCACCGAAGCAGTGCGGGATGCCGCCATGGATGTCGAGGAAGGGGCGGATATGCTGATGGTCAAGCCCGGCCTGCCCTATCTGGATATCTGCTGGCGTCTCAAGGAAGCGTTCAGCCTGCCGGTCTTCGCCTATCAGGTGTCAGGCGAATATGCGCAGATCAAAGCAGCCGGTCTGAATGGTTGGATCGACGAGGAGCGGGTGATGATGGAAACGCTGCTCTGCTTCAAACGGGCCGGATGCGACGGTATTCTCAGTTATTTCGCCGTGGACGCGGCAAAGCGGCTTGCCAGAAGCTGA
- a CDS encoding RDD family protein, which yields MSFDPNITTVAPTDWRAYSGVLSRRVFAFIIDYVLVGLLWVPAAVVVFFLGVITLGLGWLLYPILFFIVAGLYFGLSLAGRSQATPGMRAMGIAMIRLDGSKIDFVTAIAHLALFWILNSVLTPLILLAGLFTDRSRLVHDLLLGTAALRAG from the coding sequence ATGAGCTTCGATCCGAATATAACCACCGTGGCTCCCACCGACTGGCGCGCCTATAGCGGCGTGCTGTCGCGCCGGGTCTTTGCCTTCATCATCGATTACGTCCTGGTCGGGTTACTCTGGGTTCCCGCCGCCGTCGTGGTGTTCTTCCTCGGCGTCATCACGCTTGGCCTCGGCTGGCTCCTGTATCCCATTCTGTTTTTCATCGTCGCGGGCCTTTACTTCGGTCTGTCGCTGGCTGGCCGCTCTCAGGCGACGCCTGGCATGCGCGCCATGGGAATTGCCATGATTCGCCTGGATGGCAGCAAGATCGATTTCGTCACGGCCATTGCCCATCTGGCGCTGTTCTGGATCCTCAATTCCGTGTTGACGCCACTGATCCTGCTGGCGGGACTGTTTACCGATCGCTCCCGACTGGTCCATGACTTGTTGCTCGGCACCGCTGCGCTTCGCGCTGGCTGA
- a CDS encoding arginyltransferase — protein sequence MNTQAATSPQFYLTAPAPCPYLAGEMERKVFTHLVGPRAPEMNDLLTQGGFRRSQNIAYRPACETCRACISVRIVAREFQPNRTMRRVAGVNTDLTSSVFAAQPSTEQFSLFRTYLDHRHQQGGMSDMSALDFAIMVEDSHVKTKVIEYRLPKVDDDSDRPGELVAVALSDILSDGLSMVYSFFNPAMEKRSLGTFMVLDHIRRANEMGLPHVYLGYWVNGSRKMGYKIRFLPQEHLLSQGWTRYEPESGVEE from the coding sequence ATGAACACGCAGGCCGCTACGTCTCCGCAGTTTTATCTGACAGCGCCCGCGCCCTGCCCTTACCTGGCGGGGGAAATGGAGCGGAAGGTCTTTACGCATCTTGTTGGACCACGCGCGCCGGAAATGAACGATCTTCTGACACAGGGCGGCTTTCGCCGGTCGCAGAATATCGCCTACCGTCCGGCCTGCGAAACCTGCCGCGCCTGCATATCGGTGCGGATCGTTGCCCGGGAATTCCAGCCGAACCGAACCATGCGCCGCGTAGCAGGCGTCAATACCGATCTCACCAGCAGCGTATTTGCAGCCCAGCCTTCGACCGAACAATTTTCCCTGTTTCGCACCTATCTCGATCATCGCCACCAGCAGGGTGGCATGTCGGACATGTCGGCGCTCGACTTTGCGATCATGGTGGAAGACAGCCATGTGAAAACCAAGGTGATTGAATATCGCCTGCCGAAAGTGGACGACGACAGCGACCGCCCAGGCGAGCTGGTAGCCGTGGCCCTATCCGATATTCTCAGTGACGGATTGTCGATGGTTTATTCCTTCTTCAATCCGGCAATGGAAAAACGGTCTCTCGGCACCTTCATGGTTCTCGACCATATTCGCCGCGCCAACGAGATGGGCCTACCCCATGTCTATCTTGGCTACTGGGTGAACGGCTCGCGTAAAATGGGATATAAAATCCGCTTCCTGCCGCAGGAACATCTGCTCAGCCAGGGCTGGACCCGCTATGAGCCAGAGAGCGGCGTCGAAGAGTAA
- a CDS encoding sensor domain-containing phosphodiesterase, which yields MTVDQERELARLNSLRNLKILDTLPSESFDRITRIVSEFFGLPVAAVSLTDVDRQWFKSKVGIDHNHIPRFKAPCAEVAETCRPLIVNDFHNDAFYVDSPLGQAGVRFYAGVPLMTTDGYSLGALCVLDNEPHTVGDREMAVLSDMAAMVMAQIEMQHAVGRIEAASGLPNRFQLLSDLADIGRHGGGKERLIGVLDLARTMQFDRLSRVMGPSHLDGVIRSVAQFLQRSMGDHIASYHIGAMQFALIPPEDATSESLLPMLERLLSDVGEVANLRLTMTPSLGVTWFNPGAMEPENVLRSLQSAVQDARDSETGIAFFSDDHDLLHRRNFRLLQDFPVALASQDQLHLVFQPRLSLKTGQAECAEALLRWNHPELGSISPAEFVPVIEASDLVRAMSAWVIDKALSHLAVLRGQGIDMRLSINISALNLNEPEFLELLKEKLAKYDVLPGQIEFELTETAMMGETEKSLDLLHALSAHGVRLAIDDFGTGYSSLAYMQKLPADVVKIDRSFVADMAKGNRERVLVQSMINLSHSLGYEVVAEGVETLEAADLLQSMGCDEIQGFWLSRPMAADVLPEWLSHRREAADQAARVA from the coding sequence ATGACCGTGGACCAAGAGCGCGAACTGGCGAGACTGAACAGCCTACGCAACCTGAAAATACTCGATACCCTGCCAAGCGAAAGCTTCGACCGGATTACCCGAATCGTATCGGAATTTTTCGGATTGCCGGTCGCGGCGGTGTCGCTGACCGATGTCGATCGCCAGTGGTTCAAGTCGAAAGTGGGAATCGATCATAACCATATTCCACGGTTCAAGGCGCCCTGTGCTGAAGTCGCGGAAACCTGTCGGCCGCTGATCGTCAACGATTTTCACAATGACGCCTTTTATGTCGATAGTCCCCTCGGTCAGGCCGGCGTTCGCTTCTATGCCGGTGTGCCGCTGATGACGACGGATGGTTATTCGCTGGGCGCGCTCTGCGTTCTTGACAATGAACCGCACACGGTCGGCGACAGGGAAATGGCTGTGTTGTCGGATATGGCGGCCATGGTGATGGCGCAGATAGAAATGCAGCATGCCGTTGGCCGGATTGAAGCCGCCAGCGGCCTGCCCAACCGTTTCCAATTGTTGAGCGACCTTGCCGATATTGGCAGGCATGGCGGTGGCAAGGAACGGTTGATTGGCGTTCTCGATCTCGCGCGCACCATGCAGTTCGACCGGTTGTCGCGTGTCATGGGCCCATCGCATCTGGATGGTGTCATCCGCTCCGTGGCGCAGTTCCTGCAGAGGTCGATGGGCGATCATATCGCCTCCTATCATATTGGCGCGATGCAGTTTGCCTTGATCCCGCCGGAGGACGCCACGTCCGAAAGCCTGCTTCCTATGCTGGAACGCTTGCTGTCCGATGTCGGTGAGGTGGCCAATCTTCGTTTGACGATGACGCCCTCGCTTGGGGTGACCTGGTTCAATCCCGGCGCAATGGAGCCGGAAAACGTGCTGCGCTCGCTGCAAAGTGCGGTTCAAGATGCGCGTGACAGCGAAACCGGCATTGCCTTTTTCTCCGACGATCATGACCTGCTGCATCGTCGTAACTTCCGACTTTTGCAGGATTTTCCTGTCGCTCTGGCGTCTCAGGATCAATTGCATCTGGTTTTCCAGCCGCGGCTGTCTCTGAAAACCGGTCAGGCGGAATGCGCGGAAGCACTGCTGCGCTGGAACCACCCTGAACTGGGGTCGATTTCACCAGCCGAATTCGTGCCGGTTATCGAAGCCTCCGATCTGGTGCGCGCCATGAGCGCCTGGGTGATCGACAAGGCGCTGTCCCATCTGGCCGTTCTGCGGGGTCAAGGCATCGATATGCGATTGTCGATCAATATTTCGGCTCTGAATTTGAATGAGCCAGAATTTCTGGAACTGCTGAAGGAAAAACTGGCGAAATACGATGTCTTGCCAGGTCAGATCGAATTTGAACTGACGGAGACGGCGATGATGGGAGAGACCGAAAAGTCACTCGACCTTCTTCACGCGCTGAGCGCCCATGGTGTCCGGCTGGCGATCGACGATTTCGGCACTGGCTATAGCAGCCTGGCCTATATGCAGAAATTGCCGGCTGATGTTGTGAAGATCGACCGTTCTTTCGTCGCGGATATGGCAAAAGGCAATCGCGAGCGTGTGTTGGTGCAATCGATGATCAACCTCTCGCACAGTCTGGGTTATGAAGTGGTGGCGGAAGGCGTCGAAACGCTGGAAGCCGCCGATCTCCTGCAATCGATGGGTTGCGATGAGATCCAGGGCTTCTGGCTGTCGCGTCCCATGGCGGCGGACGTCCTGCCGGAATGGCTATCCCATCGCCGCGAGGCTGCCGATCAGGCGGCTCGGGTCGCTTGA
- a CDS encoding class I SAM-dependent methyltransferase, with the protein MQYIETVLDGESLVTPDAIAAEVFSPKGKKIDDRERVLAESELALALNIAYQQFEHGRDPAAIIAMMAGALHKLRNKVSPVLWQSLIPMAQNHKVSKYFLEDPFTRWSCVKPRGYSGDAQLLDFIYGHESVANEIAAASPLGLALYDYTKDASSSVAVRERRDLLTQHVDEIATSRGPDAEILTIAAGHLREANRSVALKEGRIKRWIALDQDPLSVGSIRRDFADTCIEPIDGSVRSLLTNEHDLGTFDFVYASGLYDYLNDKVAVKLTKKCLSMLKPNGVFMFANFAEDIVVDGYMETFMNWALLLRSEQDMWRVIHASTPEGDIDAHVRFGANRNIVYGFIRKIG; encoded by the coding sequence ATGCAGTATATAGAAACTGTCTTAGACGGCGAAAGCTTGGTCACTCCAGATGCAATTGCCGCAGAGGTTTTTTCGCCAAAAGGCAAGAAAATTGATGATCGTGAGCGGGTTTTAGCGGAATCCGAATTGGCCCTGGCGCTCAACATTGCCTATCAGCAATTTGAGCACGGTAGAGATCCCGCTGCTATCATTGCAATGATGGCTGGAGCGCTTCATAAACTCCGCAATAAGGTTTCTCCTGTCTTGTGGCAGTCATTGATACCAATGGCGCAAAATCATAAAGTATCTAAGTATTTTCTTGAGGATCCTTTCACGCGCTGGTCTTGCGTGAAGCCACGCGGCTATTCAGGGGATGCACAATTACTTGATTTTATTTACGGTCATGAGAGCGTTGCAAATGAAATTGCAGCTGCTTCGCCTCTTGGGCTGGCGCTGTATGATTACACCAAGGATGCGTCGTCATCTGTCGCCGTACGGGAGCGCCGCGATCTCCTGACCCAGCATGTCGATGAAATTGCCACGTCACGCGGACCGGATGCTGAAATTCTGACGATTGCCGCAGGACATCTGCGCGAAGCCAATCGTTCGGTCGCTCTGAAAGAGGGTAGAATCAAGCGCTGGATCGCGCTCGATCAAGACCCTTTGAGTGTCGGTTCCATTCGCCGGGATTTTGCAGACACCTGCATTGAGCCTATTGACGGATCGGTCCGTAGCCTCCTGACCAATGAGCATGACCTTGGAACTTTCGATTTCGTCTATGCGTCGGGCCTTTATGATTACCTTAATGATAAGGTAGCCGTAAAGCTGACGAAGAAGTGCCTTTCCATGCTGAAGCCGAATGGCGTCTTTATGTTCGCCAACTTTGCGGAAGATATTGTCGTTGATGGCTATATGGAAACCTTCATGAACTGGGCCCTTTTGCTGCGGAGTGAGCAGGACATGTGGCGCGTTATTCATGCAAGCACACCGGAAGGCGACATCGATGCTCATGTCCGTTTCGGCGCCAACCGTAATATTGTCTACGGCTTTATCCGCAAGATCGGCTAG
- a CDS encoding putative bifunctional diguanylate cyclase/phosphodiesterase, with amino-acid sequence MKHPGSDPMKTGRRGTPDRKRTAEVVKLYRDQTESERIAAARHGLWIAVIFYLMFSGMDYILIPDVASTLLISRFTVGVLSLAILEAQIFIGPRANMIDLTCAMALIIGYGGWLFPASMTDSVENFRYYMVFGAIFMMGANLFFGLYFLLSIITSASVLALFLWVVASVFGRETSYIIAFATFYVLCFVFTSYVNWRLNKERYHVFLNALEARKQHREAIERGKALLRLSNTDYLTGVENRRAIDQRLRDNWAEWQSSGTGFAAILVDVDFFKKYNDYYGHQAGDHCLVLVANALKTALLPFNASIGRYGGEEFIVLAQANSRDDVGLLAEMIRHTVEKMSLVHDQRKDGIHVVTVSVGAAFTRPHFGPRLEKIITEADRALYSAKANGRNCVRLFDPNDPQSSDDSEHIAALLRVAVANNLVSLVYQPILNLTTGKIDAAEALMRLKLLDGTPVPPSVFIPIAERTGSILDLGLWTLRQACDEILVPGHAPVVSINVSPIQLKTRGFAAAVAEILIDTGVDGQHVAFEITEGINMDRQSDILRCIKDLENMGIRIWLDDFGTGFAGLSWLRLFNFDTVKIDRSFLQDSDTPKGRSMLRDIIALVRNRGHRILVEGIETAEQLELMRQFDIDHVQGFYIGRPATLDVFKSKPLNQFSPAEAESADAPLITHFIS; translated from the coding sequence ATGAAGCACCCCGGGTCGGACCCAATGAAAACCGGTCGGCGCGGCACCCCTGACAGAAAGCGAACTGCAGAAGTCGTGAAGCTGTATCGAGACCAAACCGAATCCGAGCGCATTGCCGCAGCACGCCATGGCCTTTGGATTGCTGTGATCTTCTATCTGATGTTTTCAGGGATGGATTACATCCTCATTCCCGACGTTGCATCAACTTTGCTGATCAGCCGTTTTACGGTTGGCGTTTTGTCTCTCGCCATTTTGGAAGCCCAGATATTCATTGGCCCGAGAGCCAACATGATAGACTTGACCTGCGCTATGGCGCTCATCATCGGCTATGGCGGCTGGCTTTTCCCCGCATCAATGACCGATTCGGTTGAGAATTTTCGCTATTACATGGTGTTTGGCGCAATTTTCATGATGGGTGCCAACCTATTTTTCGGCCTTTATTTTCTGTTGTCGATCATCACCTCTGCTTCAGTACTTGCCTTGTTTCTTTGGGTTGTTGCGAGTGTATTTGGTCGAGAAACGTCTTACATAATTGCTTTCGCCACGTTTTATGTGCTGTGCTTCGTCTTCACCAGCTATGTCAACTGGCGACTGAACAAGGAGCGCTACCACGTTTTCCTGAATGCGCTGGAGGCACGCAAGCAGCATCGGGAAGCAATCGAACGCGGCAAAGCGCTGCTGCGCCTTTCCAATACAGACTACCTGACCGGTGTTGAAAACCGGCGTGCCATCGATCAGCGATTGCGGGACAATTGGGCTGAATGGCAAAGTTCAGGAACCGGCTTTGCCGCAATTCTGGTCGACGTCGATTTCTTTAAGAAATACAATGATTATTACGGCCATCAGGCGGGCGACCATTGTCTGGTTCTGGTTGCCAATGCTCTGAAGACCGCACTGCTGCCCTTCAATGCCTCCATTGGCCGCTACGGCGGCGAGGAGTTCATCGTGCTGGCTCAGGCCAATAGCCGTGACGATGTCGGCCTGCTGGCAGAGATGATTCGCCATACCGTGGAAAAAATGTCGCTGGTCCACGATCAGCGCAAGGATGGCATACATGTCGTCACCGTCAGCGTCGGTGCGGCCTTTACGCGTCCTCACTTCGGTCCACGGCTGGAAAAGATCATTACCGAGGCGGATCGGGCGCTTTACTCGGCCAAGGCCAATGGTCGTAATTGCGTGCGGTTGTTCGACCCGAACGACCCGCAAAGCAGCGATGACAGCGAACATATTGCCGCCCTGTTGCGGGTGGCTGTGGCCAATAACCTGGTTTCCCTCGTCTATCAGCCGATCCTCAACCTCACCACCGGCAAGATTGACGCCGCAGAAGCCCTGATGCGACTGAAACTGCTGGACGGGACTCCTGTGCCACCCTCAGTTTTCATCCCGATTGCCGAGCGGACGGGGTCTATCCTCGATCTCGGCTTATGGACGCTACGGCAGGCCTGCGACGAAATCCTCGTTCCCGGCCACGCGCCGGTCGTCAGCATCAATGTCTCTCCCATTCAGCTGAAAACCCGGGGCTTTGCCGCCGCCGTGGCTGAAATTCTGATCGATACCGGGGTCGATGGGCAGCATGTCGCCTTCGAGATCACCGAAGGCATCAATATGGATCGTCAATCCGACATCCTGCGCTGCATCAAGGACCTTGAAAATATGGGCATCCGCATCTGGCTGGATGATTTCGGCACCGGTTTCGCCGGCCTGTCCTGGCTGCGGCTCTTCAATTTCGACACGGTGAAGATCGACAGGTCCTTCCTTCAGGACAGCGATACGCCGAAGGGACGCTCCATGCTGCGCGACATCATCGCGCTGGTCCGCAATCGTGGCCACCGCATTCTGGTCGAGGGCATCGAGACCGCGGAACAGCTGGAACTGATGCGGCAGTTCGACATCGATCATGTGCAGGGATTCTACATCGGCCGACCGGCCACGCTGGATGTCTTCAAGTCCAAACCCCTGAACCAGTTTAGCCCAGCCGAGGCGGAAAGCGCAGATGCGCCGCTGATTACCCATTTCATCAGCTAG
- the parC gene encoding DNA topoisomerase IV subunit A, which translates to MGKSLIPPGDGGDNVTPIDLKYALEERYLAYALSTIMHRALPDVRDGLKPVHRRIIHAMSEMGIRPNSAFKKCARIVGDVIGKFHPHGDQSVYDALVRLAQDFSQRYPVVDGQGNFGNIDGDSAAAYRYTEARMTDVAGLLLEGIEQDAVDFRPTYNEEDDEPVVLPGAFPNLLANGASGIAVGMATSIPPHNAHELCDAALYLIKNRSASVEDLFADPAHPQRGGIEGPDFPTGGIVIESRESMLETYRTGRGGFRVRAKWETEDLGRGGYQIVITQIPFQVQKSRLIEKIAELLIAKRLPLLEDIRDESAEDVRVVLVPKSRTVDPTILMESLFKLSELESRIPLNMNVLSQGKVPKVMALNEVLLEWLDHRKDVLVRRSRFRLAAIDRRLEILGGLLIAYLNLDEVIRIIREEDEAKDALIARFELTDNQAEAILNMRLRNLRKLEEFEIRKEHDALSKEKAEIETLLASDDLQWGTVASEIGEVKKKYAKATDIGRRRTLFANAPDADVDAIQQAMIEKEPITVVISEKGWIRALKGHSYDKASLTFKEGDGLRVAFPAQTTDKILLVTTGGKVYTLGGDKLPGGRGHGEPIRIMVDMENDQDVLTAFVHDPARKLLIASTGGNGFIVAESDITANTRKGKQVMNVGMPDETKLVVPISGDHVAVVGENRKMVVFPLAQIPEMSRGKGVRLQRYKDGGVSDIKCFTLGDGLSWEDSAGRIFTRSKDELLEWLGDRAGAGRTVPKGFPRSGKFSG; encoded by the coding sequence ATGGGAAAAAGTCTTATACCGCCTGGCGACGGTGGCGATAACGTCACACCGATCGATCTGAAATATGCGCTGGAAGAGCGCTACCTGGCCTATGCGCTGTCGACCATCATGCACCGGGCGCTGCCTGACGTGCGCGATGGCCTCAAGCCGGTGCATCGGCGCATCATCCATGCGATGAGCGAAATGGGCATCAGGCCCAATTCCGCCTTCAAGAAATGCGCCCGTATCGTCGGCGATGTCATCGGTAAATTTCACCCGCATGGCGACCAGTCCGTTTATGACGCGCTGGTGCGGCTCGCCCAGGATTTTTCGCAGCGCTATCCCGTTGTCGATGGTCAGGGCAATTTCGGCAATATCGACGGCGATTCGGCGGCTGCCTACCGATATACCGAAGCACGGATGACCGACGTTGCCGGGCTTCTGCTCGAGGGTATCGAGCAGGATGCGGTGGATTTTCGTCCGACCTATAACGAGGAAGACGATGAGCCGGTGGTGTTGCCCGGCGCCTTTCCCAATCTGCTCGCCAATGGTGCTTCCGGCATCGCGGTCGGCATGGCAACCTCGATCCCGCCGCACAATGCCCATGAACTGTGCGATGCGGCGCTTTATCTGATCAAGAACCGTAGCGCTTCTGTTGAAGATCTGTTTGCGGATCCGGCTCATCCGCAGCGCGGCGGCATCGAAGGACCGGATTTCCCGACCGGCGGCATTGTCATCGAAAGCCGCGAAAGCATGCTGGAAACCTACCGCACCGGGCGCGGCGGTTTCCGGGTGCGGGCCAAATGGGAGACGGAAGACCTCGGGCGCGGCGGCTATCAGATCGTCATCACCCAGATCCCGTTTCAGGTGCAGAAATCCCGGTTGATCGAAAAAATCGCCGAATTGCTGATCGCCAAGCGCCTGCCGTTGCTGGAAGATATTCGCGATGAGTCAGCGGAAGACGTTCGCGTCGTGCTGGTGCCGAAGAGCCGGACTGTCGATCCGACCATCCTGATGGAATCGCTGTTCAAGCTGTCTGAGCTGGAAAGCCGCATTCCCTTGAACATGAACGTGCTTTCCCAAGGTAAAGTGCCGAAGGTGATGGCGCTGAACGAAGTGCTGCTGGAGTGGCTGGACCACCGCAAGGACGTGCTGGTGCGCCGGTCGCGCTTCCGCCTGGCGGCCATCGACCGGCGGCTGGAAATTCTCGGCGGGTTGCTGATCGCCTATCTCAATCTCGACGAGGTGATCCGCATCATCCGCGAGGAAGACGAGGCCAAGGACGCGCTGATTGCCCGCTTTGAGCTGACCGACAACCAGGCCGAAGCCATTTTGAACATGCGGTTGCGCAATTTGCGCAAGCTCGAGGAATTCGAGATCCGCAAGGAACACGATGCGCTCTCCAAGGAAAAGGCAGAGATCGAGACATTGCTGGCCTCCGACGACCTGCAATGGGGGACTGTCGCCTCGGAAATCGGTGAGGTGAAGAAGAAATACGCCAAGGCGACCGACATTGGCCGCCGCCGCACGCTGTTTGCCAATGCACCGGACGCCGATGTCGATGCCATTCAGCAGGCGATGATCGAGAAAGAGCCGATCACGGTCGTCATTTCCGAAAAAGGCTGGATACGGGCGCTGAAGGGCCACAGCTACGATAAGGCCAGCCTGACCTTCAAGGAAGGCGATGGTTTGCGCGTGGCGTTCCCGGCCCAGACCACCGACAAGATCCTGCTGGTGACCACCGGTGGCAAGGTCTACACGCTTGGCGGCGACAAGCTGCCCGGCGGGCGCGGCCATGGGGAGCCGATCCGCATCATGGTCGATATGGAAAACGATCAGGATGTGTTGACGGCCTTCGTCCACGATCCAGCCCGCAAGCTGCTGATTGCCTCGACGGGTGGCAATGGCTTCATCGTGGCGGAAAGCGACATCACCGCCAATACCCGCAAGGGCAAGCAGGTGATGAATGTCGGCATGCCTGACGAAACCAAGCTGGTCGTGCCGATTTCTGGCGACCATGTGGCCGTCGTCGGTGAAAACCGCAAGATGGTGGTCTTCCCGCTGGCCCAGATACCGGAAATGAGCCGTGGCAAGGGCGTGCGTCTGCAACGCTACAAGGACGGTGGTGTCTCCGACATCAAGTGCTTTACCCTTGGAGACGGGCTTTCCTGGGAAGATAGTGCTGGCCGGATCTTCACCCGCAGCAAGGACGAATTGCTGGAGTGGCTAGGCGACCGGGCAGGGGCCGGACGGACGGTTCCCAAGGGCTTCCCGCGCAGCGGCAAATTCAGCGGCTGA